DNA from Quercus lobata isolate SW786 chromosome 1, ValleyOak3.0 Primary Assembly, whole genome shotgun sequence:
aacaaaagcaagtaggacattaaaattattttattaacaaaaaccATATATTACACAGCACACATTACTACTATCATCAGAAAGCCTAAGAGGGATATCTACCCAAGCATATGATTCATATGTCTACCAAGCATATGATTCATATGGATAGCAAGCCCATTACAAACTTTAATATTATTCAatcacatattatatataatatcgATAAAGCAGAATTAATAAGATATTTTCCCATGCAGTACTTAACAAGAACAACTATTTTTTGCCCTTTTGACCAGCATGTAGTCCAGCAAAATAAATCTGGGGGTTACTTTGAAAAGAGTCCCTTGAAATGCGTGATCCTCCTCCACTCCCCGGAGCAACCATCTTGCCACCACTGCCACCGCCCGTAGAGCCACCCCCACCACTTTTGGCTGCACCACCGCCAGTGCCACCGCCTCCTTtgccacctccaccaccaccacttccTCCTCCTTTGCCACCACCGTTGCCACCCATTCTGAATGTGTAGCTGCTTAGTAATTACTATTAATATAATTAGTACTATTAACTGCTAAAGATGTCCAAGAAAATTGTTGCTTAAAACAAGATATGACTTAAGTATATATAGAGAGTTATGATCCAAGGTTTAGTGCATGAGAAGGCCATAGACCAAAGGaacttgtataaatttttttctaagacAATCCATTTCAAAAGATTTCCCACCCAACACCAAGGAAATCTCCATAAGAATTCCATTCAAAAGAGATCCCAATCTTATAAAGTACCACGATAACTAATGTTTCATAAAAATTTAGGTGTTATACTTCTGGTTGTGTCATGAAGACTACAAAAATTAGACGTAAAATATGGATACCATGTTACACAAACTTATGTGTTACACAAGCTTATGTGTCATGATATAAACCACAATGTCATAAAGACTCAAGTGTTGTGTAATTAGTCGTGTCATAAAGATTGCAAAAATTATGTAGTGTTTCACCCTATTCAAGCTATGTTTAGTTAATTAACTGTAAATTCGAGAGAAGTGATTAATTTAGGCTAGCCTAAGCCTTAGAATTTGGCATAGTTCTATCAACTTCCTTTGAGACCACTCTCTTATTGATACAAGGCCACCACAAACttaacccaaatttttttttaaaaaaaatcttaataggACATTAATTTTACATGGTTAGACAAAAGTCTCATGTCACACTTATGAAGCCCACCTTTAAGTCAATCCCATCCAAATGTGTCTAAAATCATTGGGTCCACAATTAAACAATAAACTTTATATTAAACAATTTTCTGAAATCCCCAAAATTCCTTTAGAAATTGAGAATTTTGGTCTGTTGAATGTTCATTCCTTTGATCCATCAAAGCAATTAGTATCACAACATCATTCAAGACAATAAGCCATCAAACCCTCAACTTGCCCAAATAAACTCAATAgtaattaaattagatttatCAACTATTAAATGTTAGGAATCCAACCCCTAAATTTGAATTATTGAGAAACCTCAAAGGACCACCTTTTGTGAAGACCCTTAACCATTTGTCATAAAAATCTACCAACACCCAAAATCACTCATAATCTCAAGGATATCCATCAAGTacaataaaaactaacaaacaagATGAAAATAAAAGGACTTAGGATTTTACCTTAAATTCTTGGAGAAACTGAGCCTAAGATGTCCTAGAGAGTGTTtgcaagtgtgtgtgtgtgagtgagagaagaagaggggggggggggtaaatAAGGAAGGAAAAGGGGGTACGGCACTTAAGTTTAACgccatcatttttattttttattttttgccgaCTCTTGAAAAATCTTGTAAGGATAACATTTGAAAGAGTAAATCTTGTAAGtaaatgttgtttgtttgtttgtttgtttgtttttaagagagtttcaacctataatgtctgctcttgatgataactctttatcaaaAGAGGAagacatcaatcaatttttggtgtaatcggagattgaaccccagatctcttattttaccatcagagactttattggttgagctaactggaacccgcaagtaaaatttgttattatgATACAATTAATTGagttattatgaaaatatttaaaatgaacaattatttttttttgaacatgaaaaaattttcattgtaaaaatttgaaattatattagTTTTAAATCTGTTAGAAGTAGTGTCAAATGAGTTGAAAATACTTTTAGTTGAActaaaagtaatttaaatttcaaagacatttaagataaaattgaaagcatttgaaatataatttgagatgacaattataaaattatagtgtaattaaaatctaattaaaattttattcaactttcactttaatatattaCATTATATAAATTTTCTGCAAAGGTAAAGGTTCTGTATATCTACTGTTTGAATGAATTGATGTTTGAAGCTTCCTAGTTCCTaccgaaaaaaaaagtaacttaatCATGGTtattcagagaaaaaaaataaaataaaagcaactTAATCATGGTTGCTTTACAAAAGTAAAGCATTGATAAAGCTTGCTAAAGCAGTCAATCTTAATCATGGTGTGCTGCATTTTCTATCCTTCTTCCTTAAAACATGATTTCTTCCAACTATTTGTGAGCACCCACTTTACCTACCTCGTTGGTGCTTTTGATTGTCTGATAACatgaaatataaatttattaacaattgaaATGTTcttataatatgaaatataagtttctcaacccaaaaaaaaaagaaaagaaatataaattattaatgttaaTCCCATGAGATTAAAGTTGACCAAAGTTAGGCATAgacatattttagaaaaaaagttGAGGCATAGACAATTTTGCAATGGATAATGCAACATATTAAGGAGTgtctctaataaaaaaaaaagagtgtccctaataaaatttatttactttatatGAAAACTTATTCCGATAAGATTCGAACTAAAAGTTTTATCTTTATCCATCAAATCTCGGATTTGGCTTGAGTCATATTTATACACGTGTCACTATTTTGATGGATTCAATGCAATTGAACAATAAACATTAAATCAAAACACTTTTGAACATATGTCATCATCCTGATGGGTCTAATGCAATTAGGCACTGGACCAGTCCTCACCCCTAGACCCTAGTCCTGTACAGTGTACACTAAAGCTTTGCCCCAGATTTGGAGAGCTAGAAACAATAATCCATGTATCACGAGATTACCATTGGGCCAAAAGtatttgggttgggttgaatgtccgtttcaatcaaaattttaaccTGAAGCAACCCAGTTTTATAAATTCTTTGTTATTCAAACCCAGCCCACTCAGTTCTTGTCACTTATCCACGTTAACATTAACAAAACTCGAACCATCTCAAGCACTTCATACTACACAAGAAATCAGAAACTGAGCTTTGCATTGCATTCCTGGGACGACTCTGTGGTGGCTCGAGCTGCGTGACGATTTCGAATGAATGGTATCTTCAAGATTCCTTTTTTATTGATTCTGGCTGATTTAtgattttggggattttgagaaaaattggtttgtttgtttgtttatatagtTTAGGTAAGTTGTTTGTTGTTAGTTCTGAGTGAGGATTTCTAATtagaccaaaaaacaaaataggaccaaaaaacatttttaaattgtattttttttcattacttgtTGAAGCTGTGGATTATGGGTGATTAAGAGTGAAAGGTGATGAACAACTCATGAAATAAAGATTACAAATTTAAAtgtattgaaaaattaaaaccacACATAAAAAATGTGAAGTTAGAAACAACATTAAGAAGACAAATGAGGGAAAGAGCGGACAGTTTAATATGTTCATCATTGGGGGGACGCTCGTGCAAGAGAGGTTAAAAACAGAGTATTTTTATTACTATGAATGATGAAAATGATGATTAATTATAGTTCAGAGAATAAGAATAGACTAGAGAGAGTTTGACTTTCTTTCTGTATTGCACCCAATGGTATAGCCTTTTAAATGTGATGGAGAGGAAATCTACATCACATTTAAAATAAGCCGTATCCGAATGCACACTCAATGTACAAATACCCATTTAAAAAAGCTAAACTTTGAATTACTTATATGTAAAATGTATGCACTTTGATCATACTATTTTGCTGTGTCTACAATTCTTCTTTCTTGGTGCAGGCATAAGATTTTGTGATGTGGCATTGGATCAAGTATAATGGTTAATAACTCAGCACCCAGtatgaaaataaattagttGGTGTTGGAAACAAAGCACTTCATGCCCCATATCTCCAACCCTTCAACACTTCCAATCTTCTGCTCACTAACTTATcagagatttcttttttgcagcCTGCAATCAAAATGCATTTCATCCTCATCATCTCCTGTTCCATCCCAACAGCACATTGCCCATTTAATACTAGACCAAAAGTCATTCTCCCAAGCCCTTCAAACCTTCAAATGGGCTTCCAATCTCCCCAATTTTACCCACTCTCAATCCACCTACCGTGCATTGATCCACAAGCTCTGTGCTTTCCGCCGCTTTGATATTGTAAAGGAATTACTTCAAGAAATGCCCAACGCAATTGGGTCACCCCCTGATGAAGATATTTTCATCACGATCGTCCGTGGTCTAGGGCGGGCACGTATGGTTAAGCGGGTAATCAAAGTGGTTGACTTGGTTACCCAGTTTGGAAAGAAACCTTCTATGAGGATTTTCAATTCAGTACTTGATGTTCTTGTTAAGGAAGATATTGATTTGGCTCGAGAGTTTTATAGGAAGAAGATGATGGGGAGCGGTGTTGAAGGTGATGGATACACTTTTGGGATCTTAATGAAGGGTCTTTGCTTGACTAATAGGATTGGTGATGGTTTCAAACTGTTGCAAGTGATGAAGTCTAGGGAAATCATACCAAATACTGTGATTTATAACACATTACTTCATGCACTTTGCAGGAATGGTAAAGTTGGGAGAGCAAGGAGCTTGATGAATGAGATGGAGGAGCCTAATGATGTGACTTTTAATATCTTAATATCTGCGTATTGTAAAGAAGAGAATTTGGTTCAAGCTCTTGTTCTCTTGGAGAAGTGCTTCAATCTGTGGTTTGTGCCTGATGTTGTAACAGGGACTAAGGTGCTGGAAGTTCTCTGCAATGTTGGTCGTGTTACTGAGGCTGTTGACATTTTGAACAGATTGGAGAGTAAGGGAAGTGTGGTGGATGTTGTGGCTTATAACACTTTGATAAAGGGTTTTTGTAGATTAGGGAAAGTGAAAGTTGGGCATTGCCTTTTGAAGGAGATGGAGAGGAAGGGCTGCCTTCCAAATGTGGACACATACAATATATTGATCTCTGGTTGTTGTGAGTCTGAAATGTTGGATTTGGCTCTTGATCTGTTTAATGAGATGAAAACAGATGGAATTAATTGGAATTTTGTTACATATGATACATTAATTAAAGGTTTGTGTTCAGGAGGGAGGATGGAAGATGGATTTAAGATTTTGGAAATAATGGAGGACAGTAAGGAGGGATCTAGGGGTCGTTTAAGCCCTTACGATAGTGTGTTATATGGTCTGTATAAGGAGAATCTGTTAGATGAAGCACTCACATTTCTGACCCAGATGGGGAAGTTATTCCCTAGAGCAGTTGATAGGAGCTTGAGAATTTTAAGTCTTTGTGAAGAGGGTGCTATTGAGGATGCAAAGAAGGTTTTTGGTCAGATACTTGTAGAAGGGGGAGTTCCAAATGTTCTTGTTTATGACCATTTAATCCATAGATTTTGTGAAGGAGGGTATATACGTGAAGCATTTGAGCTGATGAATGAGATGGTTGGTCGTGGTTATTATCCACTTGCACCAACATTCAATGCTCTGATTAGTGGGTTCTGCAGTCAAGGAAAGGTCAGTAGTGCTTTGAAGCTCATTGACGACATGGTTGTGAGGGGTTGCAAACTTGATATAGGAAGTTATAATCCCTTGGTTGATGCACTTTGTAGGAAGGGGGATTTTCAAAAGGCTTATGGGCTCTTTTTACAAATGTTAGAAAAGGATATTACTCCTGATTTATCATCATGGAACTCATTGCTTCTTAGTTGGTGTCAAGAAACATCAGGGTTAGCAAGACAGAACATGTTCCAAGTAAATTACCTTTTACAGCAGATTGCTGAGATTTGAATTAATTTTAGCTATTGAGATATAGATGAAGTGTAAAACAAAGAATTTTCAACTTAGTGAATGTGAGTAAAAGTAAAGGCTGCATTAGCTTGTTCGTTATTACCAATTCTACATTACCTAAATGGGAAATGAGGGTTTTTTCATATATTCCAAGTTAGAGGTTCAAGAGTTAGAGCTAGTTTGAGGAAGGTGCTTCTTGGGAATGTAACTAGAGATCTTCAGTATTATTTGATGTTTGCACTTTCTTATTACTAGCTTGccttttaattaatttacaCCTGTTGAAGACCACACATTCAACCAGAAATAATTAGAAGTAAAAAACTctgaataaagaaata
Protein-coding regions in this window:
- the LOC115974177 gene encoding pentatricopeptide repeat-containing protein At2g17525, mitochondrial-like isoform X1; translated protein: MPHISNPSTLPIFCSLTYQRFLFCSLQSKCISSSSSPVPSQQHIAHLILDQKSFSQALQTFKWASNLPNFTHSQSTYRALIHKLCAFRRFDIVKELLQEMPNAIGSPPDEDIFITIVRGLGRARMVKRVIKVVDLVTQFGKKPSMRIFNSVLDVLVKEDIDLAREFYRKKMMGSGVEGDGYTFGILMKGLCLTNRIGDGFKLLQVMKSREIIPNTVIYNTLLHALCRNGKVGRARSLMNEMEEPNDVTFNILISAYCKEENLVQALVLLEKCFNLWFVPDVVTGTKVLEVLCNVGRVTEAVDILNRLESKGSVVDVVAYNTLIKGFCRLGKVKVGHCLLKEMERKGCLPNVDTYNILISGCCESEMLDLALDLFNEMKTDGINWNFVTYDTLIKGLCSGGRMEDGFKILEIMEDSKEGSRGRLSPYDSVLYGLYKENLLDEALTFLTQMGKLFPRAVDRSLRILSLCEEGAIEDAKKVFGQILVEGGVPNVLVYDHLIHRFCEGGYIREAFELMNEMVGRGYYPLAPTFNALISGFCSQGKVSSALKLIDDMVVRGCKLDIGSYNPLVDALCRKGDFQKAYGLFLQMLEKDITPDLSSWNSLLLSWCQETSGLARQNMFQVNHHHSEAYDTGWHLAVEIKDRVVFQQLHIICYQFLSSGWRTNLAQFISSNLIGQAAKVREP
- the LOC115974177 gene encoding pentatricopeptide repeat-containing protein At2g17525, mitochondrial-like isoform X2 — protein: MPNAIGSPPDEDIFITIVRGLGRARMVKRVIKVVDLVTQFGKKPSMRIFNSVLDVLVKEDIDLAREFYRKKMMGSGVEGDGYTFGILMKGLCLTNRIGDGFKLLQVMKSREIIPNTVIYNTLLHALCRNGKVGRARSLMNEMEEPNDVTFNILISAYCKEENLVQALVLLEKCFNLWFVPDVVTGTKVLEVLCNVGRVTEAVDILNRLESKGSVVDVVAYNTLIKGFCRLGKVKVGHCLLKEMERKGCLPNVDTYNILISGCCESEMLDLALDLFNEMKTDGINWNFVTYDTLIKGLCSGGRMEDGFKILEIMEDSKEGSRGRLSPYDSVLYGLYKENLLDEALTFLTQMGKLFPRAVDRSLRILSLCEEGAIEDAKKVFGQILVEGGVPNVLVYDHLIHRFCEGGYIREAFELMNEMVGRGYYPLAPTFNALISGFCSQGKVSSALKLIDDMVVRGCKLDIGSYNPLVDALCRKGDFQKAYGLFLQMLEKDITPDLSSWNSLLLSWCQETSGLARQNMFQVNHHHSEAYDTGWHLAVEIKDRVVFQQLHIICYQFLSSGWRTNLAQFISSNLIGQAAKVREP